A window of the Xanthocytophaga agilis genome harbors these coding sequences:
- the gmk gene encoding guanylate kinase: MRHINQIITAISTHIHFQGRTIIFSAPSGSGKTTIVQHLLSKYSNLGFSISACTRAKRPHEQDGIDYYFMTPEEFRSKIDNQEFVEWEQVYAGMYYGTLKSEVDRLWSNERHVLFDVDVKGGVNLKNYFGDKALSIFVKVPSLELLEHRLRKRGTETEEKIQQRVAKAAYELSYEDSFDVTLLNADLSETLVQAEKLIDDFLSK; the protein is encoded by the coding sequence TTGCGGCATATTAATCAAATTATTACCGCTATCAGTACCCATATTCATTTTCAGGGCCGAACTATCATCTTTTCAGCACCATCAGGATCTGGTAAGACAACCATTGTTCAGCATTTACTTAGTAAATATTCAAATCTTGGATTTTCAATTTCCGCTTGTACACGAGCTAAAAGGCCACATGAACAAGACGGGATAGATTACTATTTTATGACTCCGGAAGAATTTCGAAGTAAAATTGATAATCAGGAATTTGTTGAATGGGAACAAGTATATGCGGGTATGTACTATGGAACGCTGAAATCAGAAGTAGATCGTTTATGGAGCAATGAAAGACATGTTCTGTTTGATGTGGATGTAAAAGGAGGAGTAAATCTGAAGAATTATTTTGGTGATAAGGCCTTATCTATTTTTGTAAAAGTTCCTTCACTTGAATTGCTGGAGCATCGGTTGCGTAAAAGAGGAACTGAGACAGAAGAAAAGATCCAACAACGTGTGGCCAAAGCGGCCTATGAACTCTCTTATGAAGATTCGTTTGATGTAACACTGCTTAATGCAGACCTGAGTGAAACATTAGTTCAGGCTGAAAAACTTATTGATGATTTCCTTAGCAAATAG
- the nadD gene encoding nicotinate (nicotinamide) nucleotide adenylyltransferase — MKVGLFFGSFNPIHVGHLIIANAMAYHADLEQVWFVVSPQNPFKKSKSLLHEFDRYDMVQMAIDDNPRFRVTDIEFKLPRPSYTIDTLTYIQEKYPQHAFRLIIGGDNLEQFKNWKNYDKILEYYGLYVYPRPGSEVNELVQHPNVQVVNAPLMDISATFIRECIRDNKSIKYLVPDRIEDYIVRKKFYL, encoded by the coding sequence ATGAAAGTAGGTTTGTTCTTTGGGTCATTTAACCCTATACACGTGGGACATCTAATCATTGCCAATGCAATGGCCTATCATGCCGATTTGGAGCAAGTATGGTTTGTTGTATCTCCTCAAAACCCCTTCAAAAAGAGTAAAAGCCTTCTTCACGAATTTGATCGATATGATATGGTGCAGATGGCAATAGATGACAATCCACGTTTTCGGGTAACAGATATTGAATTTAAGCTGCCACGTCCTAGTTATACTATTGATACACTGACTTATATCCAAGAGAAATATCCCCAACATGCTTTTCGTCTGATAATAGGAGGAGATAATCTGGAACAGTTTAAAAACTGGAAGAACTATGATAAGATTCTGGAATACTATGGTTTGTATGTATATCCACGTCCAGGATCTGAAGTGAATGAACTTGTTCAACATCCAAATGTGCAAGTAGTAAACGCACCTTTGATGGATATTTCTGCAACATTTATCAGAGAATGCATCCGAGACAATAAATCAATAAAATATCTGGTTCCTGACCGGATTGAAGACTACATTGTACGAAAGAAATTCTATCTCTAA
- a CDS encoding C40 family peptidase, whose translation MIYLLPKSLPSTIILCFSIVVALTSCGKKLTVVTYEKKRGTNRSNTNTTHTRKKEEYFDFDEKKNASRSSTSTSSSTIVKATGSTLKLIQTAQSYIGTPYRYGGTSRSGIDCSGLLCNSFESIGIKIPRSSNEQAEFGQKVSLREIAPGDMVFFSERKGGSKVTHAGLVTVVKGSDNITFIHSSTSRGVVEDNLLSEYYQGIFVKAVRPY comes from the coding sequence ATGATATATTTATTACCCAAAAGTTTGCCTTCCACTATAATTCTGTGCTTTTCGATTGTCGTCGCTCTGACTTCCTGTGGCAAAAAACTAACTGTGGTAACTTATGAAAAAAAACGTGGTACAAACCGATCAAATACCAATACCACTCATACCAGGAAGAAGGAAGAATATTTTGATTTTGATGAGAAGAAAAATGCTTCCCGATCCAGCACCAGTACTTCTTCATCCACAATTGTAAAAGCAACAGGTAGTACGTTAAAACTGATTCAAACTGCTCAATCTTATATTGGTACACCTTATCGTTATGGAGGTACCAGTCGATCTGGTATTGATTGTTCCGGATTATTATGTAATTCCTTTGAGTCAATAGGAATAAAAATACCCCGATCGTCAAATGAACAAGCTGAGTTTGGACAAAAAGTTTCTCTTAGAGAAATAGCACCCGGAGATATGGTTTTTTTCTCAGAACGTAAGGGTGGTTCCAAAGTTACGCATGCTGGATTAGTCACTGTTGTTAAAGGGTCAGATAACATTACATTTATTCATTCTTCTACCAGCAGAGGTGTTGTAGAAGATAATCTTTTATCAGAGTACTATCAGGGGATTTTTGTAAAGGCTGTACGTCCTTATTAA
- a CDS encoding gliding motility-associated C-terminal domain-containing protein, with protein MKKYLLLTIVCILVSVHYSKATHIVGGELEMQSVDSLRYIYRLALNLYFDVINGDAGAEDDVVYAVIYNKRTDQAVATVTLYKTQRILIPYTNPSCSQNNLSTRLIRYEQDIILSPDFFTETTGYYVVWERCCRNRTIVNIRNPEAAGNSFYLEFPPVRVNQKPFINSSPVFSIPKGDYACVNKPFTFEFGATDVNGDELRYSLVTPYTGYSTQQNPSPLASSAPYPTVQWIAGVSLNNVIPGPKPLRVDPKTGVLSFTANKVGLYVFSVLCEEYRNNVKIGEVRRDFQLLVVDCPTTIPPVAQLKEKGKSSFYKEGEIMILKASQDDRCLDLLLSDANGGTNLKVKINPINFSPDMVSISPASGTIQNAQDTLRSKLCWSECAASDAKNPYEFDVIVEDDGCPRPEADTLHVKLIIEPLPNQGPEVKTNLPGNMALVMEGENLTFNVTGIDSDEDNIYLEAIGRGFSLSDLGMSFSNGTGKASLTLPFTWNPPCDKVQEGKEYIVDFIVTDKRCPNTGKKDTVSVRLQFQRLPNQKPEVSTTLPGNTISVKVGDSIQFDVLGTDPDNDPIVVKAVGRGFSLEEAGMQFRSGATGIGTLKEPFLWIPDCHALQLVPDGKFIVDFLLEDNTCSPNNADTISVEMNVKDIEFTISRDSVPNVFTPNGDSYNETFQLYEYLPPDNCKDQFVKIEVYNRWGKLAFESTTREFSWTGFGFPTGVYYYMVKYRNSYYKGTVSLLR; from the coding sequence ATGAAGAAATATTTACTACTAACAATAGTATGTATCCTGGTCTCTGTGCATTATTCAAAAGCTACACATATTGTAGGCGGGGAGCTGGAAATGCAATCTGTAGACAGCTTACGTTATATTTATAGACTCGCTCTGAATTTGTATTTTGATGTGATTAACGGAGACGCTGGTGCAGAAGATGATGTAGTATATGCTGTTATTTATAATAAGCGAACAGATCAGGCAGTCGCAACTGTTACCTTGTATAAGACACAACGGATATTGATTCCCTATACAAATCCCAGTTGTAGCCAGAATAATCTCAGTACACGATTAATACGTTATGAACAGGATATTATCCTAAGTCCTGATTTTTTTACAGAAACAACAGGCTATTATGTTGTATGGGAAAGATGTTGTCGAAATAGAACGATTGTAAATATTCGTAATCCAGAAGCAGCAGGCAATAGTTTTTATCTGGAGTTTCCTCCAGTACGTGTAAACCAGAAACCTTTTATTAACAGTTCGCCTGTATTTTCTATTCCTAAAGGGGATTATGCTTGTGTGAATAAGCCATTTACATTTGAATTTGGAGCGACAGATGTTAATGGTGATGAATTGCGTTATTCACTCGTTACTCCTTATACAGGGTATAGCACTCAGCAAAATCCTAGTCCCTTGGCTTCCTCTGCACCATACCCAACTGTACAATGGATAGCAGGAGTTAGTTTAAATAATGTAATACCTGGCCCTAAACCTTTACGGGTAGATCCGAAGACAGGAGTGTTAAGCTTTACTGCAAATAAGGTGGGGCTTTATGTATTTTCAGTGCTTTGTGAGGAATATCGGAATAATGTGAAAATAGGAGAAGTACGTCGGGACTTTCAATTGCTTGTTGTAGATTGCCCTACTACTATCCCTCCTGTTGCGCAGTTAAAAGAGAAAGGAAAGTCTTCTTTTTATAAAGAAGGAGAAATAATGATCTTAAAAGCTTCACAAGACGATCGTTGCCTGGATCTTTTACTTTCTGATGCTAATGGAGGAACGAATCTGAAAGTAAAAATTAATCCTATCAATTTTTCTCCAGATATGGTTTCAATTTCACCAGCCAGCGGAACAATCCAAAATGCTCAGGATACATTGCGCTCAAAACTCTGCTGGTCTGAATGTGCAGCAAGTGATGCTAAGAATCCTTACGAATTTGATGTAATTGTAGAAGATGATGGCTGTCCCAGACCAGAAGCCGATACCTTACATGTAAAACTGATTATTGAACCTCTGCCTAATCAGGGACCCGAAGTAAAAACAAATTTACCAGGTAATATGGCATTGGTAATGGAAGGTGAGAATTTGACATTCAATGTAACAGGTATAGATTCCGATGAAGACAATATCTATCTTGAAGCTATTGGGAGAGGATTTAGTTTAAGTGATTTAGGAATGTCATTTTCCAACGGTACAGGTAAAGCAAGCCTTACATTACCTTTTACCTGGAATCCTCCCTGTGATAAAGTACAGGAAGGAAAAGAGTACATAGTAGATTTTATTGTAACAGATAAACGTTGTCCAAATACCGGCAAAAAAGATACAGTAAGTGTGCGTCTCCAGTTTCAGCGCCTACCTAATCAAAAACCAGAAGTCTCTACAACGCTGCCTGGTAATACTATAAGTGTAAAAGTAGGAGATAGTATACAGTTTGATGTATTGGGAACAGATCCTGATAATGATCCTATTGTAGTAAAAGCTGTAGGAAGAGGATTTTCGTTGGAGGAAGCAGGAATGCAGTTTAGAAGTGGAGCTACCGGAATTGGAACGCTTAAAGAGCCATTTTTATGGATACCAGATTGCCATGCATTACAATTAGTACCAGATGGAAAGTTCATTGTTGATTTTTTACTTGAGGATAATACATGCTCCCCTAACAATGCAGATACAATAAGTGTAGAAATGAATGTAAAAGACATCGAATTTACAATTTCACGTGACTCTGTTCCTAATGTTTTCACCCCAAATGGAGATTCATATAATGAAACGTTCCAGTTGTATGAATATCTACCACCTGATAACTGTAAAGACCAGTTCGTAAAAATAGAAGTCTATAATCGTTGGGGAAAACTGGCTTTTGAAAGTACAACCCGTGAATTTAGCTGGACTGGCTTTGGTTTTCCTACAGGTGTTTATTACTACATGGTTAAATATCGAAACAGCTACTACAAAGGAACTGTTTCTTTATTACGCTGA
- a CDS encoding DUF3857 and transglutaminase domain-containing protein, translating to MKQKLVLLALCLCICSIVSSQNPLKWGKISDKEIKFSICSYDSTASAVVLADYGKITIDYNNVTIERHRRIKILDKKGLNRADIILPYYAKDRIENIDKVEAQTINVDKNGKTIITEVPKNQIFDVDASTNWREKRFTFPAVEVGSVIEYRSKMISQNYTFLEGWVFQTDIPTLHSEMSVNIQVEDMDYRVLLQGERLMTKYQKMGDKPVSTWALENLPALVEEPYVANYYDYAEKVRFQLAGYKKVTTGAVEYKSVMTTWEKLAEEVLSSTEYENFLNRGGRAKDVLSQIITPADPDAVKVQKIYNYVRNTITWNGKYRVWPEQIFSRFLESKQGNSAEINLFLTLLLEEAGLKANPALTSIRSHGKIQKSYALLSQFSHTLAYINLGGKDVLLDACDPLRPYQLLAKEDLNWSAFILDKKDSRWIKIDQAPAAKETVYADINLENPQKPVYNFSVRYEGYKAVDVRRTYLALGEEKFLNNQRTVFNDKKLIKFEKENQDQTDEYLLHKYQLVPEDDPESAQTLYFKPVMWHHFQENPFKGSKRNLPIELDYPESFQFVLNLHIPDGYEIQEMPKSALVSLPDNIGIFRYQTSVNGSQFQLSTQLQIKSVFIPVDYYTHLQQFYDHVIGKFGEMIVLKKK from the coding sequence ATGAAACAAAAATTAGTACTCCTTGCTTTATGCCTCTGTATTTGTTCTATTGTCAGTTCACAAAATCCTCTCAAATGGGGTAAGATATCAGATAAGGAAATAAAGTTCTCAATTTGTTCGTATGATAGCACTGCTTCTGCCGTAGTACTGGCTGATTATGGCAAAATAACGATCGATTACAACAATGTTACAATAGAACGTCATCGACGTATAAAGATTCTAGATAAAAAAGGACTTAATCGTGCGGATATTATTTTACCATATTATGCAAAAGATCGTATTGAAAACATTGATAAAGTAGAAGCTCAGACTATTAATGTAGATAAGAATGGAAAAACTATCATTACAGAAGTGCCTAAAAATCAGATTTTTGATGTGGATGCCTCTACAAACTGGCGGGAAAAACGATTTACTTTTCCTGCCGTAGAGGTAGGTTCTGTTATTGAATACCGCTCAAAAATGATTTCTCAGAACTATACTTTTCTGGAAGGTTGGGTTTTTCAGACAGACATTCCAACTCTTCATAGTGAAATGAGTGTAAATATTCAGGTAGAGGATATGGACTATAGGGTCCTGCTTCAGGGGGAAAGATTAATGACCAAATATCAGAAGATGGGTGACAAACCTGTATCTACCTGGGCGTTAGAGAATTTACCTGCCTTGGTAGAAGAACCATATGTTGCCAATTATTATGATTATGCAGAAAAAGTAAGATTTCAGCTGGCAGGATACAAAAAAGTTACTACTGGCGCCGTAGAGTATAAAAGTGTAATGACAACTTGGGAAAAATTGGCAGAAGAGGTATTATCAAGTACAGAATATGAGAATTTTTTAAATAGAGGAGGAAGAGCTAAAGACGTACTGAGCCAAATTATTACACCTGCAGATCCTGACGCTGTCAAGGTTCAGAAAATCTATAATTATGTTAGAAATACCATCACATGGAATGGAAAATATCGTGTATGGCCAGAACAGATATTCAGCAGGTTCTTGGAATCAAAGCAGGGAAATAGCGCTGAAATAAATTTATTCCTCACTCTATTGCTGGAAGAAGCAGGCCTTAAAGCAAATCCTGCACTTACCAGCATTCGTTCACATGGAAAAATTCAAAAATCCTATGCATTATTATCACAGTTCAGCCATACACTTGCATACATAAATCTGGGTGGAAAAGATGTATTACTGGATGCTTGTGATCCTTTACGTCCTTATCAACTGCTTGCAAAAGAAGATTTGAACTGGTCTGCATTTATATTAGATAAAAAAGATAGTCGCTGGATAAAAATAGACCAGGCACCTGCTGCAAAAGAGACAGTATATGCAGATATCAATCTGGAAAATCCACAAAAACCAGTCTACAATTTTTCTGTCAGATATGAAGGATATAAGGCTGTAGATGTTCGGCGGACATATCTAGCTTTGGGAGAAGAAAAATTTTTAAATAATCAGAGAACTGTATTTAATGATAAGAAACTAATAAAATTTGAGAAAGAAAACCAGGATCAGACAGACGAGTATTTACTACATAAATATCAGCTTGTTCCGGAAGATGATCCTGAGTCTGCTCAAACCTTGTATTTTAAACCTGTGATGTGGCATCACTTTCAGGAAAATCCTTTCAAAGGGTCAAAACGAAACTTACCTATTGAATTAGACTATCCGGAAAGTTTTCAGTTTGTACTAAATCTGCACATACCAGATGGTTATGAGATACAAGAGATGCCAAAATCGGCCTTGGTGTCTCTGCCTGATAATATAGGTATTTTCAGGTATCAGACATCTGTTAATGGTTCACAGTTTCAACTCTCTACCCAGCTTCAAATTAAATCAGTATTTATTCCGGTAGACTATTATACACATTTACAACAGTTTTATGACCATGTCATCGGCAAGTTTGGCGAAATGATTGTTTTAAAGAAGAAATAA
- a CDS encoding sensor histidine kinase: MSRSITSFPLHWIQLIAWLLFYCISVLYLLPQDPIHTALINPLVSISFYIVIIYGNAYLLIPWLYEKRKPGYYALVLFIFFVAVVSLRVFLYHELYFKIWKESFFQYTFAHIAYAAFSTFLTLCISIIFKIALNYFALRKVQEELKAKQYQTELNLLKSQIQPHFLFNTLNNIYYEAYKESPKTAYLIEKLSEVMRYFIDDCPQDLVPISREMQFIHHYIELEKIRMRYPIQITINSSVSTDYLLPPMLLMPFVENVFKHGINKKNDTNEVVIELIEKEQTLHFTVRNTLLKETTLSSEGGFGLRNLKDRLELIFPNRFTLSAKVSDDYFIASLSIPKP; the protein is encoded by the coding sequence ATGTCACGTAGTATTACCTCATTTCCTCTACACTGGATCCAGCTTATAGCCTGGCTATTGTTTTATTGTATCAGTGTACTCTATCTTCTGCCTCAGGACCCTATCCATACTGCTCTCATTAATCCATTGGTATCTATCTCTTTTTACATAGTAATCATTTATGGTAATGCGTATCTTCTGATTCCCTGGCTGTATGAGAAACGAAAGCCAGGATACTATGCACTTGTCTTGTTTATATTCTTTGTAGCAGTGGTTAGCCTGCGTGTATTTCTATACCATGAACTATATTTCAAGATCTGGAAGGAAAGCTTCTTTCAATATACTTTTGCACATATAGCTTATGCGGCATTTTCCACATTTCTGACACTCTGTATCAGCATAATTTTTAAGATAGCTCTTAATTATTTTGCTCTTCGAAAAGTCCAGGAAGAGCTTAAAGCAAAGCAATACCAGACAGAACTTAACCTCCTCAAATCACAGATACAACCTCACTTTCTATTTAATACGCTCAATAATATTTATTATGAAGCCTACAAGGAATCTCCTAAAACTGCCTATCTTATCGAAAAGCTATCGGAGGTGATGCGGTATTTTATAGATGATTGCCCGCAAGACTTAGTTCCTATCTCCAGAGAGATGCAGTTTATTCATCACTACATTGAGTTGGAAAAGATTCGGATGCGCTACCCAATACAAATAACTATCAATAGTAGTGTATCTACTGATTATCTCCTTCCTCCTATGCTTTTGATGCCCTTTGTCGAAAATGTATTTAAGCATGGTATCAATAAAAAAAATGATACAAATGAAGTGGTGATCGAATTGATCGAAAAAGAACAAACACTCCATTTTACAGTAAGAAACACGTTGTTAAAGGAAACCACTTTATCATCAGAAGGCGGGTTTGGCTTGCGCAATCTCAAGGATCGACTGGAACTGATTTTCCCTAACCGCTTTACACTTTCTGCCAAGGTATCTGACGACTATTTTATTGCTTCACTTAGTATTCCTAAACCATGA
- a CDS encoding response regulator transcription factor — translation MNITCLIVDDEPNAVNLLQEYIRQIPFLTLSHQCYDAAEVLEYLQTHQVDLIFLDINMPGISGMELTEFLSKGQKIIFTTAYTQYAIESYEKNAIDYLLKPITFKRFSQAIAKLHSGYLSTGTPQVNSDTDYFFVKSGKQFLRLEYDSISYFEGWKEYVSLYTQDSKILVYKRMKELEDSLPDYFQRVHHSYIINIHAIHKIEDNHIYIQEVRIPISEKYRTAFMQIVQQKLL, via the coding sequence ATGAATATTACCTGCCTGATTGTTGATGACGAGCCCAACGCAGTAAACCTACTGCAAGAATACATTCGTCAGATACCATTTCTTACACTTTCACATCAATGTTATGATGCTGCGGAAGTCCTGGAATACCTTCAAACACATCAGGTCGATTTAATCTTTCTGGATATCAATATGCCTGGTATCTCAGGAATGGAGTTAACAGAATTTTTATCTAAAGGACAAAAAATCATCTTCACAACAGCTTATACCCAATATGCTATTGAGAGCTATGAAAAGAATGCAATTGATTACCTACTCAAACCCATTACATTCAAACGTTTCTCGCAAGCAATAGCCAAGTTGCACTCCGGTTATCTGTCAACAGGTACCCCTCAAGTTAATTCTGATACCGATTATTTTTTTGTAAAGTCTGGCAAACAATTCCTCAGGCTTGAATATGATAGTATTTCATATTTTGAAGGCTGGAAGGAATATGTTTCTCTCTATACACAGGACAGCAAAATACTCGTCTATAAACGTATGAAAGAACTGGAAGACAGCCTCCCTGATTATTTTCAACGTGTTCATCATTCCTATATCATTAATATTCATGCAATACATAAGATTGAAGATAACCATATTTACATTCAAGAGGTCCGTATACCTATAAGTGAGAAATACCGCACGGCATTTATGCAGATAGTTCAGCAAAAGTTATTATGA
- a CDS encoding sensor histidine kinase: MLYSIQKWEDWMYGLARASIYTFFYILAVYTQSNWLLTVYFRRGVYTRYIIVSLLILILLVTLRMFTEYWVLHLNLTYHQFYGFNLSHWAFVFVTQFLASLFGILLRIAMNYTWLLQTQEKIRTQQLMAEMNLLKSQVQPHFLFNTLNNIYYLAHSKSEKTTIMIAKLSDMMRYFLEEAPKEKVPLSVEVEFIKDYIELEKIRIPYPVQIELCLDGLKEEVLVSPMLLMPLVENVFKHGIDKTQSKSWAKMKLHTETNYVRFEVTNSLWPQSSNPKGLGLKNLKKRLEMIYNETYTLTIQSDTSQFTAILQIPLLNFQ, from the coding sequence ATGCTTTATAGCATTCAGAAGTGGGAAGATTGGATGTATGGCCTTGCGCGAGCGTCCATTTATACTTTCTTTTATATTCTGGCTGTTTACACACAAAGCAACTGGCTTCTGACTGTCTACTTTCGGAGAGGGGTTTATACCAGATATATCATTGTGTCTCTCCTTATACTTATACTGTTAGTGACATTGCGGATGTTTACCGAATATTGGGTACTGCATCTGAATCTGACGTATCACCAGTTTTATGGATTTAATCTGAGCCATTGGGCCTTTGTATTTGTCACTCAATTTCTAGCTTCGCTATTTGGGATACTATTACGCATTGCAATGAACTATACCTGGTTATTGCAAACACAGGAAAAAATTCGCACACAGCAATTAATGGCAGAAATGAACTTGCTTAAATCACAGGTCCAACCTCACTTTCTATTTAATACGCTCAATAATATTTATTATCTGGCTCACAGTAAGTCAGAGAAGACCACCATCATGATTGCCAAGCTATCGGATATGATGCGCTATTTTTTGGAAGAAGCTCCTAAAGAAAAGGTTCCTCTTTCTGTAGAGGTTGAGTTTATTAAGGATTATATTGAGTTAGAAAAAATCCGGATACCTTATCCCGTACAAATAGAATTATGTCTGGATGGCTTAAAAGAAGAAGTCTTGGTTTCTCCTATGTTATTGATGCCATTAGTGGAAAATGTCTTCAAACATGGTATTGACAAAACACAATCGAAGAGCTGGGCAAAAATGAAACTGCATACTGAGACTAATTATGTCCGGTTTGAAGTTACTAATAGCCTTTGGCCTCAATCGTCCAACCCAAAAGGATTAGGACTGAAAAATCTCAAAAAACGCCTGGAAATGATTTATAATGAGACTTACACATTAACTATCCAATCTGATACAAGTCAGTTTACAGCTATTCTTCAGATACCTCTACTGAATTTCCAGTAA
- a CDS encoding LytTR family DNA-binding domain-containing protein translates to MKIKCLVIDDEPLAVQLLCDYIEQVPFLTLEKTCYNAMEALDFMQLHKVDLIFLDINMPHITGMAFAGLLDKQQKVIFTTAYTDYALESYEKNAVDYLLKPITFERFMKAVTKVVALSKDPSPVASSIERETDTESVFVKTGKSVVKVELKKVLYIEGLKDYVIFYLDQEKHIVYKRMKELEDILPEYFHRIHNSYIVNVHTIHKIEDNHIYIHDIRLPISEKYRVTFMQIIQQKLL, encoded by the coding sequence ATGAAAATTAAATGTCTGGTAATTGATGATGAGCCCCTCGCTGTTCAGTTATTGTGTGATTATATTGAACAAGTGCCTTTTCTAACTTTAGAGAAAACCTGCTACAATGCAATGGAGGCTTTAGACTTTATGCAGCTTCACAAAGTAGATCTGATTTTTCTGGATATCAATATGCCTCATATTACAGGTATGGCATTTGCTGGTCTACTTGATAAGCAGCAGAAAGTTATCTTTACAACTGCCTATACTGACTATGCGTTAGAAAGTTATGAAAAAAATGCAGTTGACTACCTACTCAAGCCCATCACATTCGAACGATTCATGAAAGCAGTCACTAAGGTAGTTGCTCTTTCAAAAGACCCTTCTCCCGTTGCCTCTTCTATTGAGAGAGAAACAGACACAGAAAGTGTGTTTGTAAAAACAGGGAAGTCTGTTGTAAAAGTGGAATTGAAGAAAGTCCTGTACATTGAAGGATTAAAAGACTACGTTATTTTTTATCTAGATCAGGAAAAACATATTGTTTACAAACGTATGAAGGAATTAGAAGATATTCTCCCAGAATATTTTCATCGCATCCACAACTCCTATATTGTGAATGTTCATACCATTCATAAGATTGAAGACAATCATATTTACATTCATGACATCAGACTGCCTATAAGCGAGAAATACCGTGTTACATTTATGCAGATAATTCAACAAAAATTATTGTAA
- a CDS encoding acyl-CoA desaturase, with amino-acid sequence MKILIFFIAHWYLSLFFQTFFLHRYAAHQMFTMNKFWERTFYVLTWISQGSSFLSPYTYGVMHRLHHAYADTEKDPHSPQYSDNLFDMMWKTKNIYNDILTGKANIDPKFTKNVPNWKFMEWLGDRWISRIAWGTLYTLFYIHFATHWWMFLLLPIHYLMGPVHGAIINWFAHKFGYVNFKVNDTAKNLLPLDFLMFGESYHNNHHKFGGRANFGIKWHEFDPAYPFILLFNAVHIIKLKPNNDLNYM; translated from the coding sequence ATGAAAATTTTAATTTTCTTTATTGCCCACTGGTATTTATCCTTATTCTTTCAGACTTTCTTTTTACATCGGTATGCAGCCCATCAGATGTTTACCATGAACAAGTTTTGGGAGCGAACATTCTATGTTCTTACCTGGATCTCGCAGGGATCGTCTTTTTTGAGTCCATATACCTATGGTGTAATGCATCGCCTTCATCATGCCTATGCAGATACAGAGAAAGATCCCCACTCCCCTCAATATTCCGATAATTTGTTTGATATGATGTGGAAGACAAAAAATATTTACAACGATATCCTTACAGGAAAAGCTAATATAGATCCCAAGTTCACTAAGAATGTACCTAATTGGAAGTTTATGGAATGGCTGGGAGATCGGTGGATAAGTCGTATTGCCTGGGGGACACTCTATACTTTATTTTATATTCATTTTGCTACACATTGGTGGATGTTTTTATTATTGCCTATCCATTACCTGATGGGACCTGTACATGGTGCGATTATTAACTGGTTTGCTCACAAGTTTGGCTATGTAAACTTTAAAGTGAATGATACGGCTAAAAACCTATTGCCTCTTGACTTTCTAATGTTCGGAGAGAGCTATCACAACAATCATCACAAATTTGGAGGTCGCGCTAACTTTGGTATTAAGTGGCACGAATTTGACCCAGCCTATCCATTTATACTTCTTTTTAATGCAGTGCATATTATAAAGCTGAAACCCAATAACGATCTCAATTACATGTAG